The Lycium barbarum isolate Lr01 chromosome 4, ASM1917538v2, whole genome shotgun sequence nucleotide sequence ctaaggcatgccaaaagaaggaaggttgctttacatacctcaaacgctctccaatatgatccaactcaagctaagtccaaactatgattcgggctgcccacgatctaaaaataagccataaaatgccaaacattagctaaaagactctttgggcattaaattgttcttcaccttacaatgatcataatcaaataactaggcattaattcataatttcaatcacaacacaacaacacccatttacacggctcaagctccacatacacaactcacctccaacatttcatatttcatgattttcctccattataacatactacaacatggatataaccttcataacgcaaaaacaaaatcaaatcttaccttttcttcttcaactttacaatagcctagggtttgcaattggatacaatgaatggttagatgacccaaacaactcttccacgctacttagggacttcaatatagtgggttaacaccaagaaattaatttttgaaggcaaagaaatgggggttggttttcttgctcctagccgtgagctcccccttggttcttccacttttgtttttttttttttttttttttgctaagtatagaatggtgaggagatgacttaaggtcatctttttaagtccccataatATCTCTTATGGTTTGTGGCCCACACAACgtggtggaccaattaaaattgaacaccatttgtgtgggccaaccatggaaattgtgaataatttttatcttccaatttttatcacttttggtcccaaattttcctaattgttccataccaataaattcatgcaccacatatatctcaaaataaaatcgaaggtcaagaataccgactttgtatcccgaaataatttttttgtccttaacttatcataattaaatccggattattccactgtacaaaaatacgggttctaacaaaAGTACGAGTTAGTCTTAGAGTGAATTTGTCCATAATACCACAAAAATTACATTACATACAAACAAAACGTGATCTTTAGTTCGGTAGATATAATCTTTGGTTGAACATATAGGGGTTTAATAGAAAGTATGGCTTGATTCCTTTGTTGCTTTTAATCGGGTCATGTTTGATCCGGTATGGTATAAAACATGAGTTTAGTTAAtgagtttgatgagttaaatagatttattattaaaaaataaatctaTTAACAGGAATATACCTGTAGGAAGCAATAATAGCTCTTTCATTCTTCAATAATCAACGTGGAAGGCAGAGTACAAAGAACATAATATGCTTATGATACTGTCTCATCGTCTCAATGACCCAGAGCTTCACAACCTCTGAACGGGGGTGGCAAAGATTGACGTACTTAGCTTCTTTTTCTTGTCTTCTTTAGTTTGGTTTCAGATGCGGCCTCAAATTCTTCTGGACTCATTTAGGTGCTATGAGTATGTCACTGTACTACTTTGTGCTTCTCTGTTTACCTACAATGGGATGACTATATTACATGAATACAGATGCATATCTAATGACTCTTTTTGATAAATCCTACATGGATATAAAGGTCTGTCTCGCTGGAGTCACGCTCTGGAAGTCCAGCAATTTGGCCTCCTTCCGACATGCTCTTCACGAATTGCACTAGATTCCGCCAATTTTGTGGCTCAAACAACCGTTTGTTCATTCTCAAAAATGTAAATGCACTCAATGCATTTCCAGAATCTGATCTGCTTGTTGGCAAAACTTGAGAATACGCTTCCTCATCATACCTCTCCAGATCATTTTCTCCAGCAAGTTCTACTTCAGCAATTCTCGTTGCATTTTTTACTTGTCGAACTAAGCCTTCTGGTGAGCAGTTTGCACTCTGGGGCTGTTCACCATCCCTCATTTCCATACATGTAAAGTTAAGTATAACACGATGTTTTGCTAACATACGTGCTATAAGTAGGTAACCATCTCTATTTCTTGTATTGTAATATCCAGCTGTTAACTCTGCAGCATGTGATCTAGTATTGTAATGCCAATGAATCCCAGCTACCTTTCCAGATAGTTTAGCTCCAGTTCCTTCGTATATACTTTCTCCTGCTGCTAGGATGTTTTCTCCATGCTCCAGTAGCTTTTCTGAATACCATTCTAGGAAGAACTGTCCATATTCACTGTTCCATGTTCCATCCCTTTGAAAAAATCCAGTATCCTCAGGAAACTGGTTGTACTGCCCAGAGTAATGCGGCCCTCCCTTGCCCCCGTCATCCTTTCCAGCTGCCTTGGCAGCTGCTGCCAATGAAGCTATCATGTACTGTGTTGAGAAAAAAAAGaagtttaggttttttttttttttttttttttgataatggtATAAAGAAAGAAGTTAGGTTTTTTTTGGGGCATCTGATGGTCTTCCTAATTTTTTCCTGAGATTACTCATGTAATCAACTAGATTATTTTAATATTTCAAGCCATAGATGCAAGTATTACCTTGTCATAGCACTGTAATTCTCCAATTCCAGGAAACCTCCATGTGCCATTGCTTTCTGGATAGGATGGATATCTTAGCTCCCCACAAGGACCCAATCCCACTTGAATTTCCTGAAGAAGAAAACAGAATGTCAATTTCAAGTTCTCATACCATTTTAGCCTGAAATACATATAGTACTAGGAGTATAATAGGTGGTCCCTGTGCCATTTGGGTGATTCTATATACTTTAGTGGTCCATCTCTTAGACTCGTAACCAACAAGTTAAGTGGACCACATGAGACTGACATAATGTAACTTACTGATTTTGCCTATTCACCAATTTCTCTTTTGGGTACTTCAGCTTAAGCTTCAACCGATATTTCTTCTGGATTTGGATGAATTATTAATCTCTATCCTAAACGGGAACTATGACAGTATGACCTGCAGTGGTTTTTATGTTTGAACATTTTTCTTTTTACATTAATTAGCAGGTTCAGTTTCCAACTAACTCATACTCTAATTTATGCCTGCTTGTGCGTGTTCTAAAGCTTATGGTTGGAGTTTTCAGTTGATGTTGCTTTAAGTTATGGTGAATTAATAGGATATGTGATTGTAAAGCAGAAATCTTACCACTATGACATTTCCCAAGTAATCGTTGAACCTTTCTCTGAAGCTCCTCATATAGTCAGTATACACCTGAATGGGTGTTCTTCCTCTGAGTACCGGTAACTGATCACAACCTAAGGAAATATACTCGGGATTTCTCCGGCCTGATCTATCTGTGTAGACAAGGTCAGGATTCTTGCTGATTTCTTCAAGTACCCATGAAGGTAGGGGAATACTGAAATATTCATAACAATTCTTAGTGACAATTCAGTTTCTCCTAGAACTGAGTCTTAGTAGTGAGAAGAAATTCTAGTTCCACTTGAATTTTTCCCTTTAAAAGCTATGAACTCTATTTCTTTAGATAATTAGATCGCAGTGGAATAGATCGTTGGCAGATTATAAATCTGTTAAttatttcaaattaatgattggaaCCTGAATACTAAGATTCTATGCAAGTATTTATTCCTTTTAAAAGCTTTGGGAAACACTATTAACATACAGGAAATGTCTTACTGGTGTTGTGATTTGGAATTATGAGAACAAAAAGTGTAAACTTCCTAGTTCATTAGAACCTAACCAGATTATTCATGAATCTATGTAAATAATGGTGTATTAGTGCAGATTGCTATTTACATGGGGTTTGAAGCTTTACTATCTCTATAATAGTGCAGCTTAGTAGAGCCTGGTGGAAATATAGCAGAAAATAGCTAAATCTTGATAAAGCAAGATATGAAGTAACTGTCCGTTAGttcaagtataaaatataaacagcAGAGAGCCTTGTATTAGTACCTGCAAGAGTCTCCTACATTTCCTCCACACTGATGAAAAGACATGACAACTTGAAGCTTCAACCCATGTTCTTGACACATCTTGACAAGTTCAGCATATCCTTCCCAGTTGTACTTCAAGGGTCCGTCTTTCTCCACCAATCCCCACCAAGCATCCACCATTACCCCTTCAGCTCCACTACTTCTCAAGGCCATCAAACTCACATTCATCGCCCGTGGCTTGTTCAAGTTACCTCCCATTGTCATGGTGTCAAGTGGAAGCATCACGAAAACAGGTACCTTTGTACTGCTATTGCTCTGAGTAGTTGTTAGCCCATGAAGCTTCTCTCTTTTCTCATATTTCCTCACTTCCATGGGATTAACCATGTTTGTCTCATCGAAGACTTGATCTTCTTGCATGGAACTCTTTGCTATGAGACGACAAGATGGCTTTGTTTGTGCAGAAGAAACTACGCCTAAGAAATCATCAGGTGTTTTAACACTTTTGGTTTcttttaaattgataaaagaagtTGATGGTTGATGTGTTAAAGCCATTTTATGTTTCTCTTTTTTGATAATACAAGATGTAACGTGTTGTGTTTTATAATAGAAGATGTAGGATTGTGCTAATAATAGAAGATGTAGGCATGAGTTTTTATATAAGCAAGATCCCTAAAGGTCTGAGGTGCATGAAAAGACAAGTCTGGTGGTGGGCTCTGGTTTTTGTTTTTTTACACTATAAGCTTACATAAAAACATCTGCAGATGGACGGTTTATAATAAGTGAAACTATTAATAATGTTTGTAAGTTAAGTCCTTGCGAATATAATGTATCCACGTGGCATATCTGATGTCGGTATTTTCCAAGTTATTTGTACTTGTATTCCAAGAACAAATTACAGTGAACTAATAGAAACATTAGAAAAAACGCGTTATTGGATACTGCCAATATCTTATTCACATATTGGTCGTGTTTTAATATGGTAATTTTTATAGTAGAAGCAGCTTCTTCCCCCTATCCTGTTCAGAGTCCACAGGCGTGAAAAAGGGAAGGTGAAGGGCATCTGAAGGTGTGacttagtggtcaatgaagtggatgAAAACCATGAGATTTTAGGTTCAAATCCCAGCAATGGCAAAAACACTAGGTTACCTGTGCTGGTGGAAGGTAACAAGAATCCCGTGGAATTAGTAGAGGTGCGTTAAAGTTGGTCTGAAcactacaattaaaaaaaaaggggaggggAAGGAAGATTGTAGAGTAAAAGTAAAGATGTATGAATTCTCCTCATGTCCTCAAGAGTACTCCTTTGACGCCTTTGAATTATTATTCACGGATGAATTGTGAAAGTCAATAGAGATATTTGATCTTTACTATGTGGAGTCATTGGGGATTTAGAATTTAGGTTCTCTGTAGTCAGCCTTGAAAATTCTTAGTATTGAACTCATTGCATTTGTTAAATTATTCGCCTGTGTGTAGAGCCGATGTCATTGTTGTCTGCGCGTAGGGCTGTTCCAGGTCATTAAAGGCAAGATTGAAAAAGTTTCAGGTGTGGGAATTAATATATGATTTGAGATGTCTTACTTCTACTCGAATGATTTTAAGGAGGGGAAAAAATGTAAGAAAGAAGAGTACTTCACTTGGGAAAGTGCCAATGAGTTTTGTTTCATCCTTAAACTACACATAATTTGAGTGAGGATATCTTAGTTATAATCCTCCTTATTAGTCCTCCTCAATTTCTGagatgaaagaaaaataaaaataaaaataaaaataaaaataaaagcacAAATGCAAATGAGAAGCAATGTTTGGAATATGCTTTAACTGTAAGatattatttgcaaaaaaaaaaagagtcggtACGACATTGTAGATATTTCAAAGACCTTTAACTTCAAGATACTTCTCAAGTTTCATTAACTCTTTTGTCGACGAAAAAGGTTTATGTATGAACATAATGTAACATAGTCAAAAGAATAGAGGTCAAATAATGAAGCGTCCCTGGATTTCTTTTCCCTTCAAATTCTCGGTCATATTTGTGGTGATAAATGGATAATCAGTGAGTGGTTTCTTTTGCAAACCTCACAAAACTTAGCTACCTTAGTTTCTGCGTGGCCTACAACCAAAAAACAAGACTTTCACTTCATACAGACGTGGACAACCATAACAAAAGAATCTTCACTTTCCCTTATATTCCACTGTTTTCTTTTTTCAagattttcattttttccttttcttatcAAAATCCATTTCAAGTCAGAGTTCACACACTGTTGATTTGTTCTCGAGTAAAAGCTTTTTGAATTTTTAGTTACAAAAATTTTAAAAGGTGCCGTGAAGGATTGTCCATAGTTTTGGATATTTTCTAGTTTGCATTAAACTTTTAACGTCGGTcaaaatttgaagcaaggaagaaaaaaaaaagtttctcaATGGTGGGACTATGAAACAATTTAATGAGAAAAAGCTTCTCACAACTACCAGAAAATCACTGATTTCCAACGGATCCTATCGGAATTTGGCTCATCGATAAGGATCTCTGACCACAAATCCATCAGAAACATTACCGACAAGTTATGTTCCAGGATTTTCGATATGAATTCATTAATAACAATATGCATTCATTAATGCAAGCACACATTTGCAATATGGATAAAAGCAAATGAAGGAAGGCAGGGAATTGCCGTCAATTAAGGGTACAAAACACAGTCAGATTTTTTGTATTGATTGTTCTCTATCAAACTTAGTGACTTAGAATGATctgataatataaaaaattatttatattgaTAGTGTATAAAATTTAAACTCATTGTAATGTTTCTGACTATGACACTGTTATTCGAATTGTGACCTCTTGACTGTTGACTTTTTTATGTAACGATAtgtatattaataatttattgtAATGATGTTTTgttccaaaagttattttttCTATCTCCCAAGTACGGAAGACCTCTTTTGGTACCTTTATTTCTGTTTCTCTTGATTCGTGTCCCTGTAAATGCCTTTTACCGTCTCCATTTATGGACCAAGCTAAATTCAGTCAAGAAGTATGGCAAATGGCGGTCCATAAATTTTCTCTATGGGAGAAGTCATGATAGTAAATACTCGGAAGAAGATGTAAGAAAGCCTGCGTAATTTTTCCCATATTATCATTAAGCTGTGTACTTTGTTCAATAATACTGTGAGATACTCTTAAACATGGCTAAACAGATAATGCTAAGAGCTCAAAAATAATTCTGTGGAGGCTCTAGAGCTGACTTATCACCATATTGCTGATATGTTTATAATATGTCAGCACAGATTGTTGTGTCAAAGGGTTACCACAATGAATTGGTATTGGTGATCTTCTCTACTTGAAATGTATGTTGGGCTAGCAATATGTTACATTCTAGTAAGTTGCTCGTTGAATTAATACCACGAAGGAACAAAGCACAAATATTAACAGGAAAATGCTTGTAGGAAGCAGTAATATTAGCTCCTTTATTTTTCAATAATAAACGTGGAAGGaagaatacaaaaaaaataatatgCTCATCCAAATAGTTGTATGATACAGTGATACTGTCTCCTCTTCCCAATGACCCAGAGCTTCACAACCTCTGAACCAGGGTGGCAAATATTGACATACTTAgcttcttttttcttgttttctttagTTTAGCTTCAGACACAGGCTCGAATTCTTGTGGAATCATTTAGGTTCTATGAGTATGGCGCTAATACTTTGTGCTTCTCCGCTAACCTACAATGGGATGACTATATTACATGTATACAGATGCATATCTTTACACTACTGCAACCTCTTTGGTTTTCTTAGAATGACTCTTTTTGATAAATCCTACATGGATATAAAGGTCTGTCTCGCTGGAGTCACGCTCTGGAAGTCCAGCATTTCGACCTCCTTCTGACATGTTCTTAACGAATTGCACTAGATTCCGCCAGTTTTGTGGCTCAAACAATCGTTTGTTCATTCTCAAAAATGTAAATGCACTCAATGCATTTCCAGAATCTGACCTGCTTGTTGCCAAAACTTGAGAATAGGCTTTCTCATCATACCTCTCTAGAGCATTTTCTCCAGCAAGTTCTACTTCAGCAATTCTCGTTGCTTTTTTTACTTGTCGAACTAAGCCTTCTGGTGAGCAGTTTGCACTCTGGGGTTGTTCACCATCCCTCATTTCCA carries:
- the LOC132635214 gene encoding beta-amylase 3, chloroplastic-like; this translates as MALTHQPSTSFINLKETKSVKTPDDFLGVVSSAQTKPSCRLIAKSSMQEDQVFDETNMVNPMEVRKYEKREKLHGLTTTQSNSSTKVPVFVMLPLDTMTMGGNLNKPRAMNVSLMALRSSGAEGVMVDAWWGLVEKDGPLKYNWEGYAELVKMCQEHGLKLQVVMSFHQCGGNVGDSCSIPLPSWVLEEISKNPDLVYTDRSGRRNPEYISLGCDQLPVLRGRTPIQVYTDYMRSFRERFNDYLGNVIVEIQVGLGPCGELRYPSYPESNGTWRFPGIGELQCYDKYMIASLAAAAKAAGKDDGGKGGPHYSGQYNQFPEDTGFFQRDGTWNSEYGQFFLEWYSEKLLEHGENILAAGESIYEGTGAKLSGKVAGIHWHYNTRSHAAELTAGYYNTRNRDGYLLIARMLAKHRVILNFTCMEMRDGEQPQSANCSPEGLVRQVKNATRIAEVELAGENDLERYDEEAYSQVLPTSRSDSGNALSAFTFLRMNKRLFEPQNWRNLVQFVKSMSEGGQIAGLPERDSSETDLYIHVGFIKKSH